In one window of Henckelia pumila isolate YLH828 chromosome 1, ASM3356847v2, whole genome shotgun sequence DNA:
- the LOC140875727 gene encoding small ubiquitin-related modifier 1-like has protein sequence MMLNDETKTGPLSGGGHITVTVQGLRDGDEVFFRINRSSGEQTPMELEMEEADEISAVKKRNAETNPPSGCGCITLIVRGRDGNREFFRIKRSEPLKKLVDLYCEQQSVHEDSLIFHFNGRRLRKEQTPDELAMKEGDEIYSLLSQRFC, from the coding sequence ATGATGTTGAACGATGAAACCAAAACCGGCCCTCTGTCGGGCGGTGGGCATATCACTGTGACAGTCCAGGGCCTGCGGGATGGGGACGAGGTGTTTTTCAGGATCAACAGATCCAGTGGTGAGCAAACTCCAATGGAGCTGGAAATGGAGGAAGCTGATGAGATATCTGCGGTGAAGAAAAGAAATGCAGAAACCAATCCTCCATCGGGCTGTGGGTGCATCACTCTCATCGTGCGAGGCCGGGATGGAAACAGAGAGTTTTTCAGGATCAAGAGAAGTGAACCACTGAAGAAACTTGTGGATCTCTATTGTGAACAACAATCTGTGCATGAGGACTCTTTAATCTTCCACTTTAATGGTCGCCGTCTCCGTAAAGAGCAAACTCCAGACGAGCTGGCTATgaaggaaggtgatgagatatACTCATTGCTTAGCCAGAGGTTTTGCTAA